The bacterium genome has a window encoding:
- a CDS encoding cytochrome c maturation protein CcmE codes for MNLTAKQKKVIIGSLIIIIAIGYLIYAGMRDTMVYYYTVSEVLSKGQSPGDKGIRIGGKVAENSINWNEDNLDLKFEMEDEKTREKLLIEYHGTLPDTFKEGVTAIVEGKFSGDKIFHAKTLLAKCPSKYEAKKN; via the coding sequence ATGAATTTAACAGCTAAACAAAAAAAAGTCATAATTGGTTCTCTTATAATCATTATCGCGATTGGATATTTGATATACGCGGGCATGAGAGATACTATGGTCTATTATTACACGGTAAGCGAGGTTTTATCAAAAGGCCAATCGCCGGGAGACAAAGGAATCCGTATCGGCGGCAAAGTGGCAGAGAATTCTATAAATTGGAACGAGGACAATCTGGATTTGAAATTTGAAATGGAGGATGAAAAAACCCGGGAGAAGCTGTTAATAGAATATCATGGAACGCTGCCTGACACGTTTAAAGAGGGTGTAACGGCTATTGTTGAAGGGAAATTCTCAGGTGATAAAATATTTCATGCCAAGACCCTGCTGGCCAAGTGTCCGTCTAAATATGAAGCCAAGAAAAATTAA